In Onthophagus taurus isolate NC unplaced genomic scaffold, IU_Otau_3.0 ScKx7SY_16, whole genome shotgun sequence, the genomic stretch gaatgggaaacgttggaacTGTCTTatgttcattaattaaaacactACCGTTTTATTATACTATCTAACTTTTTATTAAGCATCATTCAGCGTCCATTACATCTTACTATTCTTTTTACAGTATCGTCTTTATCGACCTTACTACTAACGCCATCTACCTAACACCGTATACAACAggaacatatgttgaatgggtgcagtaagttgagggaggaggagttggaccaagggcagatcttaggagaggggggagaggggaaccgatggatgagaatggttgtggggttaaggagacaaagggaaggatgaggggatgattgggccgaggagccaagggtatggaaatggaggaagagggtagagggtgaaaataatatactaataatatatatattagaatgtattaaggggataaaaattgtaaatattaaaaacaataaaatgcttataaaatatatacagtATATTAAACTAATAACTAGATCTAAAAAgtatcataataaaattagataagGCCACAAATATTCCCCCCTCTGTAGCATGCTGTGCACACGGCATGTAGAAACAAGATCCTGTTGctaaacaaaatcaattattattatattattcagtcattaaaaattattatatatttcatCCAACGAAAGTTCTTCAAGCAGGTTCATTCATTCaatatatttacatttatattgTGGACATTATTCCCCACAAGgagatataattaattattcagGAGGAAAACGTTCGTTTACTTCCTCGGTTTGATGTGCTCCTAAtacaaaatcgaaaatttcgttttcgagGCGGTAAAATTATGATTTGTATTAGGATCGCATAATACCGAGGAGGTATTTATCAAAGTATCAGGAGGTATAATTATTTGAGCGGGAAACGATCATTTACCTCCTCGCTTTGATGTACTCCTAATACAAAATCCAACTTTTCGATTTCGAGGAGGTAAAATTACTATTTGTATCAGGATCGCATAACACCGAGGAGGTATTCCTCAAAGTATCAGGAGGTATAATTATTTGAGCGGGAAACGATCGTTTACCTCCTCGCTTTGATGTACTCCTAATACAAAATCCAACTTTTCGATTTCGAGGAGGTAAAATTACTATTTGTATCAGGATCGCATAATACCGAGGAGGTATTTCTCAAAGTATCAGGAGGTATAATTATTTGAGCGGGAAACGATCGTTTACCTCCTCGCTTTGATGTACTCCTAATACAAAATCCAACTTTTCGATTTCGAGGAGGTAAAATTACTATTTGTATCAGGATCGCATAATACCGAGGAGGTATTTCTCAAAGTATCAGGAGGTATAATTATTTGAGCGGGAAACAATCGTTTACCTCCTCGCTTTGATGTACTCCTAATACAAAATCCAACTTTTCGCTTTCGAAGAGGTAAAAATTACGATCTGTATCAGGATCGCATAACACCGAGGaggtatttctcaaaatattaGGAGGTATAATTTTAGGCGAGTTATCCAGCGACATCTACAATTCAGTAGCTCAACTAACAGTAAAGAAggaaaagaaatctttttttctaataaaaatttcgaggAGGTAAAATTACTATTTGTATCAGGATCGCATAATACCGAGGAGGTATTTCTCAAAGTATCAGGAGGTATAATTATTTGAGCGGGAAACAATCGTTTACCTCCTCGCTTTGATGTACTCCTAATACAAAATCCAACTTTTCGCTTTCGAAGAGGTAAAAATTACGATCTGTATCAGGATCGCATAACACCGAGGaggtatttctcaaaatattaGGAGGTATAATTTTAGGCGAGTTATCCAGCGACATCTACAATTCAGTAGCTCAACTAACAGTAAAGAAggaaaagaaatctttttttctaataaaaatggaGTTATTCGATAATAGATGTCTAGTGAACAGATAAGCCTTAGATGTCTTAAAATCCTCGCTCTTCGAGCTCGGTTTCAACCTGGCATCTGCGGTTGTAATAAATATCATAACATTTCTCGGTATGTTAATagctataatttaatattttctgcTGAAAATAGGCAACCAAACATACATAGTCGTATATTGTGTAGCTGATTGAAATGcgggatttttttttgatgagCGGGAATAAGGTAAAGAGAGATCATCTATTGGTGAGGGgctaaagtttaaaattagaaattgataaaaataagcTCAACGAATTTCtaagtttatttcttttttcacttaaataacattttctgcatcttaaaatctttatttacgGTTATTTGAAGTagaacttttctttttttagtttaaaatacACATTTACAaggaattatttataattaattctttttacaatattgaatttgttttcttctatttttatacaaatctAAAACACTGGGATTAagccgaaataaaaaaattaagggataaaaagatttttaattagtaccatttaatttttggaatggttttaatatcatttttaagagaaaatttaTGGCAAGACAACCTCTTTTATCATTTAAGTTGAAACCCcctaaacaccctgtataagacgttattcataaattttttttttttggaacatTTTTCCACACaccaaagtttttataaattgacTTCAAccttttcatttaatttttttgatacaattttcaCCTATTTAAGTTAATTACTTCAACTACGAAAAAATCATTAACATTCTTTaagtaattttcattttaattattattatttttatagtctCTAAAGTGACGGAAAAAATACACTTTTTGACTAGATGtatttcactttttattatttattattattattaccatttatttcttcaaaaatcgttcttgaaatggttaatttttttataaatttattgtgcTATCtttctatttcaaaattaatttctttttaaatgcaacattgagaaataattaaaagagaaaCTTGGTAACCTTTTATCATCattgtaaacttttttttataaattatttaattaatacaaattaacctaaaaaaatgtaagaaaaaatatttaagaaacaaatttaagaaaaaaaatgtttaaaaaaacttattaaaaaagtacataacaattaataataattttaaacgttaaatactccagtttttttaaattatttttttttgtgaaagaAAAGAGCTTAGTaaccaatttaaattaatttacctttttatctcttttctttttgtttaaatttaattttaatcggaATCGGCGCGCATTCCGCGCACTTCACCTTTTTGGCGCAACTTTTCCAACTCTTCCTTTGTTTTATCTTCGATTGCTCGAATATCCTCCATCGTTAAACCGTGCCATTTATCCATCCAACAAACCACTTGTCTATGGAAATTCGTAAACAGCCTGCGCTCcgatttttgaataaaagttTCCACTcgattctataaaaaaaataataattaacattaaaatttcaaattaaaaaaaaaaattgtaggttaagtattaaatttgaatgacgtttgaggttataataaaaaaattaaagatgacaattataattaatgacGTTTAAGCgaatttaggttatgtcacttatgtttaggttaaaaataccattataaacatcaaaaaacttgatttaaatcaCTGTTCCTATGTATGCCGAtatatattttgttgtatttggGGGGCGACAGGCGCGCCGAGTTCGCTTTTTAactaaatcatttctttaactCATTCTTTTCATTAATGACTATATTTGTGTTGGTACATTTCCTTACTAACTTTATGATTTCATCaccatttttataacaatataaaattaattccccGTATCTTACACGTTTCTTGATAACCAATTGCTTAGTATaacgaaaaattttatctttaaattgattataaacttaaatattaaCGAGAAATTGTTTGTGGAAATTTGACGTTTCCATACGCTTTATTTTTTGATCGCCATCTATCGGATTAGCAccgaattaatttaaattaagcaTAAATTTTACCGCCACCTACTAATTTGAAGCTAACAAAAAAGAGAGTaaggttaaaattaaaaatgtactcACTTGTAATCCGAACCATTTAAATTCTACCGTAACTAATTTATAGCAAGTCATAACGGGGTTAACTTTATCTTTCCAATCGGGAGTATCCAAAGGTCCGCGTCCAGTCTTCACCGATTTATAAGTTTTCGGATCTTCATCGGCTTTGTAATCATTGGATGTAATCGGATCATTCGCTATATCGATGTACACCACTTCCCgttgttttagtttttcccCAGTTAATTCATGGACCTAAACCAAAAGGAACCAATTATAAttgaacaataaaaaacatgttttcttaacgtttatttttttccactTACGTTTTCTTGATGCCCTTTATCCGGACAATGCATACTTTCGATACATATTACAAAGTTATCTTTCATATAACCAGGGTTCTTTTCGATGAatgaatttgttttaaagttgaGATGTAAGTAGTTGTGATGTAAATAGTTGTCGGTGtggaaataatgaaaaaagaaaaaaaattaatttaataacttacATTTTCTGTTTGACCTCTATCGCTTTCATGGACTGATTCAATGGTTATGGTGAAATTACCTTTCATATACGGAGGGTTCTAAatgaacaataaatattataaaggtaatcgttttttaatgtttataaccCCGAGGAgatctaacctcaaaataatttttttatgaaatgacACTTTTATAGTTATGCCATCTATTAGATTTTTTCCcaactacattaaatttattatttaattattatttttagtttactTCTTACCGATATAACAGTCTTGCAATACGGATAAGCGTTCCACGCCTCTTCATGTATCTCCAAACTTCCTTTCGGTGCTAATAATCGGATGAATGCAGGTACTTTGCTCGccaaatgataaattttataagtatATTGCCCCGCATTGTATTTCCCCCCCAAAAGGGGGTAATTGGTGAATGGTTCGTTCTTCAAAACTTCGATACCTTCACCTCCACCCGTATTATCCTTAGAAGCTTCCGCAACACTGTATAATTGAGCCACTTGAtactaaaattaagaaattaaatatatgggc encodes the following:
- the LOC111414116 gene encoding phosphatidylinositol transfer protein alpha isoform isoform X2, with product MLIKEYRVTLPLTVEEYQVAQLYSVAEASKDNTGGGEGIEVLKNEPFTNYPLLGGKYNAGQYTYKIYHLASKVPAFIRLLAPKGSLEIHEEAWNAYPYCKTVISNPPYMKGNFTITIESVHESDRGQTENVHELTGEKLKQREVVYIDIANDPITSNDYKADEDPKTYKSVKTGRGPLDTPDWKDKVNPVMTCYKLVTVEFKWFGLQNRVETFIQKSERRLFTNFHRQVVCWMDKWHGLTMEDIRAIEDKTKEELEKLRQKGEVRGMRADSD
- the LOC111414116 gene encoding phosphatidylinositol transfer protein alpha isoform isoform X1, whose protein sequence is MLIKEYRVTLPLTVEEYQVAQLYSVAEASKDNTGGGEGIEVLKNEPFTNYPLLGGKYNAGQYTYKIYHLASKVPAFIRLLAPKGSLEIHEEAWNAYPYCKTVISNPGYMKDNFVICIESMHCPDKGHQENVHELTGEKLKQREVVYIDIANDPITSNDYKADEDPKTYKSVKTGRGPLDTPDWKDKVNPVMTCYKLVTVEFKWFGLQNRVETFIQKSERRLFTNFHRQVVCWMDKWHGLTMEDIRAIEDKTKEELEKLRQKGEVRGMRADSD